A genome region from Leifsonia sp. Root112D2 includes the following:
- a CDS encoding DUF4870 domain-containing protein, translating into MSNATPPPPPANQYQQNAPLNPADEKLWATLIHLGGIIFGFLPALIGYLVLKDRGPFVRQHTATALNFQLTMLIASIIGVILIFVIIGIFVVIAVGIVVIVFSIIAAVAANKGEAYTYPMSIKFVS; encoded by the coding sequence ATGTCAAACGCCACTCCACCGCCGCCTCCCGCGAACCAGTACCAGCAGAACGCGCCTCTGAACCCGGCCGACGAGAAGCTCTGGGCGACGCTCATCCACCTCGGGGGCATCATCTTCGGCTTCCTGCCTGCGCTCATCGGGTATCTGGTGCTCAAGGATCGCGGACCGTTCGTGCGCCAGCACACGGCGACGGCACTGAACTTTCAGCTCACAATGTTGATTGCGTCGATCATCGGCGTCATATTGATCTTCGTCATCATCGGAATCTTCGTCGTGATAGCGGTCGGTATCGTCGTCATCGTCTTCAGCATCATCGCCGCCGTTGCCGCGAACAAGGGTGAGGCATACACCTACCCGATGTCCATCAAGTTCGTGAGCTGA
- a CDS encoding PhoH family protein, whose product MVRLLGPQDRLLTTIEKQYPLVSVLVRGNEITLSGDATQVDAASRLIGELLTLVRGGQEIAPDDVASSARILGTGDGQSPADVFGQAILSSRGKSIRPKTPGQKQYVDAIDNNTIVFGIGPAGTGKTYLAMAKAVQALQRKEVERIILTRPAVEAGERLGFLPGTLTDKIDPYLRPLYDALNEMMDPEIVPKLLAAGTVEVAPLAYMRGRTLNNSFIVLDEAQNTTPEQMKMFLTRLGFGSRMVVTGDITQVDLPTAASGLRLVTRVLDNVDDIHFARLTSDDVVRHNLVARIVDAYTEYDAQRQAQHYEREQAREFANRTERRAGTPRDRLPKRGR is encoded by the coding sequence ATGGTGCGCCTGCTCGGACCGCAGGATCGACTGCTGACGACCATCGAGAAGCAGTACCCTCTTGTCTCCGTGCTGGTGCGCGGCAACGAGATCACACTCAGCGGTGATGCGACACAGGTGGATGCCGCCTCCCGGCTCATTGGCGAGCTGCTCACCCTCGTGCGCGGCGGGCAGGAGATCGCCCCCGATGACGTGGCGTCGTCGGCGCGCATCCTCGGCACGGGCGACGGGCAGAGCCCCGCCGACGTGTTCGGGCAAGCGATCCTGAGTTCGCGGGGCAAGAGCATCCGCCCCAAGACGCCCGGGCAGAAGCAATACGTAGACGCGATAGACAACAACACCATCGTCTTCGGTATCGGCCCGGCCGGAACCGGCAAGACCTATCTCGCCATGGCCAAGGCCGTGCAGGCGCTGCAGCGCAAAGAGGTCGAACGCATCATTCTCACCCGGCCCGCGGTGGAGGCCGGCGAACGTCTCGGCTTTCTGCCCGGCACTCTCACCGACAAGATCGACCCCTATCTGCGCCCGCTCTACGATGCTCTCAACGAGATGATGGACCCCGAGATCGTGCCCAAGCTGCTGGCGGCAGGCACCGTTGAGGTAGCGCCGCTGGCGTACATGCGTGGACGTACGCTCAACAACTCCTTCATCGTGCTCGACGAGGCGCAGAACACCACGCCGGAGCAGATGAAGATGTTCCTGACCCGGCTCGGGTTCGGCTCGCGCATGGTGGTCACCGGCGACATCACGCAGGTGGACCTGCCGACAGCGGCCAGCGGGCTGCGGCTGGTGACGCGCGTGCTCGATAACGTCGACGACATCCACTTCGCCCGGCTCACGAGCGACGATGTGGTGCGGCACAACCTGGTCGCTCGCATCGTGGATGCGTACACCGAGTACGACGCGCAGCGTCAGGCCCAGCACTATGAGCGGGAACAGGCGCGTGAATTCGCCAACCGAACCGAACGGCGTGCGGGAACTCCGCGCGACCGGCTGCCGAAACGAGGGCGCTGA
- the hemW gene encoding radical SAM family heme chaperone HemW: MPSALPLGDPAPSDGLLPALAAVGADARNFGVYLHVPFCRVRCGYCDFNTYTATELRGAKQSDYADEASEEVRFAARVLTASGVPERPASTVFFGGGTPTLLPAADLARMLGTVRDTWGLVEGAEVTTEANPDSVDAAYLRALKDAGFTRVSFGMQSAVPHVLATLERTHDPERVPLVVQWARDVGLDVSLDLIYGTPGESLDDWRISLEHAIAQQPDHLSAYSLIVEDGTKLARQIRRGEVARPDDDLAAEQYELADRMLAEAGFEWYEVSNWSTGTDHRSRHNLAYWQGHDWWGIGPGSHSHVGGVRWWNVKHPAAYAARIAGGESSAAGRETLDDETRQVEAILLQTRIRDGFEIARLNASARREVASLIAEELIDAKAALAGSIVLSLRGRLLADVVVRRLT; encoded by the coding sequence ATGCCCTCCGCACTTCCTCTCGGCGACCCGGCACCCTCAGACGGGCTGCTTCCGGCCTTGGCGGCCGTCGGTGCAGACGCCCGCAACTTCGGGGTGTACCTGCACGTACCGTTCTGCCGCGTGCGCTGCGGTTACTGCGATTTCAACACCTATACGGCCACCGAGCTGCGTGGCGCGAAGCAGAGCGACTACGCCGACGAGGCCTCCGAAGAGGTGCGCTTTGCGGCGCGCGTGCTCACAGCGTCCGGGGTGCCCGAGCGCCCGGCATCGACCGTGTTCTTCGGCGGCGGAACCCCCACGTTGCTGCCCGCCGCCGATCTGGCGCGGATGCTCGGCACTGTTCGCGACACCTGGGGGCTCGTCGAGGGCGCCGAGGTGACCACAGAGGCGAACCCCGATTCGGTGGATGCGGCGTACCTGAGGGCGCTGAAGGATGCGGGCTTCACCCGGGTCTCGTTCGGCATGCAGTCGGCGGTGCCGCACGTACTCGCCACACTCGAGCGCACCCACGATCCCGAGCGCGTTCCGCTCGTCGTGCAGTGGGCCAGGGACGTCGGCCTGGACGTGAGCCTGGACCTCATCTACGGCACACCGGGGGAGAGTCTCGACGATTGGCGCATCTCGCTCGAGCACGCCATTGCGCAGCAGCCCGACCACCTGAGTGCATACAGCCTCATCGTCGAAGACGGCACGAAGCTGGCGAGGCAGATTCGCCGGGGCGAGGTGGCGCGGCCCGACGATGATCTCGCGGCAGAGCAGTATGAGCTGGCAGACCGGATGCTGGCCGAGGCCGGATTCGAATGGTACGAGGTGAGCAACTGGTCCACCGGCACTGACCACCGCTCCAGGCACAATCTGGCGTACTGGCAGGGGCACGATTGGTGGGGCATCGGTCCCGGCTCACACAGCCATGTCGGCGGCGTGCGCTGGTGGAACGTCAAACACCCGGCCGCATACGCTGCGCGGATCGCCGGAGGCGAGTCGTCGGCCGCGGGGCGCGAGACCCTCGATGATGAGACGCGTCAGGTGGAGGCGATTCTGCTGCAGACGCGCATTCGTGACGGTTTTGAGATCGCCCGGCTGAACGCATCCGCCCGCCGTGAGGTCGCTTCTCTGATCGCCGAAGAACTCATCGACGCAAAAGCCGCCCTGGCCGGCTCGATAGTGCTGAGCCTGCGAGGGCGGCTTTTGGCCGATGTGGTGGTGCGTCGGCTGACCTAG
- the dnaJ gene encoding molecular chaperone DnaJ: MADHYEVLGVERDASPEAIKKAYRRLARELHPDVNPSADASERFKLVTHAYDVLSDPQQRQNYDLGGGQQGFGGQQGFGGFGDIFETFFGGGGGSRGPKSRKERGQDALLRVEIDLDEVIFGTHRDLEVDTAVTCETCNGSCCQPGTAPVTCDICHGTGSIQRAVRSLLGNVMTSSPCGTCRGYGTVIATPCATCQGQGRVRARRTVPIDIPAGVETGLRLQMPGSGEAGPAGGPNGDLYLEMKVRHHDIFSRDGDDLLATLEVEMTDAILGTSATVKALDGDIEVEVKPGTQSAEVLTIKDRGVTHLRGSGRGDLKIGIQVITPSKLDHRERELLKQFADGRKQQAPALAQFQQGLFAKLRDRFLRV; this comes from the coding sequence GTGGCCGACCACTATGAAGTTCTGGGCGTCGAGCGCGACGCCTCGCCCGAAGCGATCAAGAAGGCCTATCGCCGTTTAGCGCGTGAGCTGCACCCTGATGTGAATCCGAGTGCGGATGCCTCGGAGCGGTTCAAACTCGTCACGCACGCCTACGATGTGCTCAGCGACCCGCAGCAGCGGCAGAACTATGACCTGGGCGGCGGGCAGCAGGGCTTCGGCGGCCAACAGGGCTTCGGCGGCTTCGGCGACATCTTCGAGACCTTCTTCGGCGGAGGCGGCGGCAGCCGCGGTCCGAAGTCCCGCAAGGAACGCGGCCAGGACGCCCTGCTGCGCGTGGAGATCGATCTCGACGAAGTCATCTTCGGCACGCACCGCGACCTCGAGGTCGACACAGCGGTGACCTGCGAAACGTGTAACGGCAGTTGCTGCCAGCCGGGCACAGCCCCTGTCACCTGTGACATCTGCCACGGCACCGGGTCGATCCAGCGGGCCGTGCGCTCACTGCTCGGCAATGTGATGACCTCGAGCCCGTGCGGCACCTGCCGTGGTTACGGCACCGTCATCGCCACGCCCTGTGCCACCTGCCAGGGCCAGGGACGGGTGCGCGCCCGTCGAACGGTTCCCATCGACATCCCTGCCGGTGTCGAAACCGGGCTGCGACTGCAGATGCCCGGCAGTGGTGAGGCCGGCCCCGCGGGCGGCCCGAACGGAGATCTCTACCTGGAGATGAAGGTTCGCCACCACGACATCTTCAGCCGCGACGGCGACGATCTGCTCGCCACGCTCGAGGTCGAGATGACGGATGCGATCCTCGGCACGAGCGCCACGGTGAAAGCCCTCGACGGGGATATCGAGGTGGAGGTGAAGCCGGGCACCCAGAGCGCCGAGGTGCTCACCATCAAGGACCGTGGCGTCACGCACCTGCGTGGCAGCGGACGGGGAGACCTCAAGATCGGTATCCAGGTGATCACGCCCTCCAAGCTGGACCACCGTGAGCGCGAGCTGCTCAAGCAGTTCGCTGACGGCCGCAAGCAGCAGGCGCCGGCGCTGGCGCAGTTCCAGCAGGGGCTGTTCGCCAAGTTGCGGGACCGCTTCCTGCGCGTCTAG
- a CDS encoding DUF4870 domain-containing protein: MTDPNAQPPYEQPAGQPQQPIAPAAPFTAAEDKQWAMWSHFGGVLSWIPPLIIWLIGKDRGRLTDQEGKESLNFQITMVIAWVALLIVNSILLFVPLIGGLIGTLLYLALLVVQILFPILGGVKVNGGGTYRYPVNFRFIK; the protein is encoded by the coding sequence ATGACCGATCCAAACGCCCAGCCCCCGTACGAGCAGCCCGCTGGGCAGCCCCAGCAGCCGATCGCTCCCGCCGCACCATTCACCGCAGCCGAAGACAAGCAGTGGGCCATGTGGTCGCACTTCGGCGGCGTGCTCAGCTGGATTCCGCCCCTGATCATCTGGCTCATCGGCAAGGATCGCGGCCGTCTGACCGACCAGGAAGGCAAGGAGTCCCTCAACTTTCAGATCACCATGGTGATCGCGTGGGTCGCCCTGCTCATCGTGAATTCGATACTGCTGTTCGTGCCGCTCATCGGCGGGCTCATCGGCACCCTGCTCTATCTGGCACTGCTCGTGGTACAGATCCTGTTCCCGATTCTCGGCGGCGTGAAGGTGAACGGCGGCGGCACATACCGCTACCCGGTCAACTTCCGTTTCATCAAGTAG
- the hrcA gene encoding heat-inducible transcriptional repressor HrcA has protein sequence MVSDRSLEVLRVIVQDYVASREPVGSKTIAERHPFGVSAATIRNDMAALEEEELIAAPHTSSGRVPTDKGYRLFVDRLADVKPLSSVQKQAIEAFLGESVDVDDVLARTVRLLSQLTHQVALVQYPSVSRSRVRHIEFVTLAPRRLLSVLIAETGAVEQRVIETPVDVDDALLARLRASFNSLTVGLPLADAAAALHEVHTDFAPGHREAVAVIVETLVDQIEANRQEKLLMAGAANLVRTEHDFTGSIFPVLEAIEEQVILLRLFGEMAADQHGVSVSIGRENAPFGLAETSVLTSGYSSSSGIVARLGVLGPLRMDYSNNMAAVRAVARYLSRLFGEN, from the coding sequence ATGGTTTCGGATCGTAGCCTCGAGGTTCTGCGGGTCATCGTTCAGGACTATGTGGCCTCACGGGAGCCCGTCGGCTCCAAGACCATCGCCGAGCGGCATCCGTTCGGAGTCTCCGCCGCGACCATCCGCAACGACATGGCTGCGCTCGAAGAAGAGGAACTGATCGCGGCACCGCACACCTCGTCGGGTCGGGTTCCGACAGACAAGGGCTATCGGCTGTTCGTTGACCGCCTGGCCGACGTCAAGCCGCTCTCCTCGGTGCAGAAGCAGGCCATCGAGGCCTTTCTCGGCGAATCCGTCGATGTGGATGATGTGCTCGCGCGTACGGTGCGGCTGCTCTCTCAGCTCACGCACCAGGTTGCGCTCGTGCAATATCCCTCGGTGTCGCGTTCGCGGGTGCGGCACATCGAATTCGTCACGCTCGCGCCCCGACGCCTGCTCTCGGTGCTCATCGCCGAGACCGGTGCGGTTGAGCAGCGTGTGATCGAGACGCCCGTGGATGTCGACGACGCTCTTCTCGCGCGACTGCGCGCCTCTTTCAACTCGCTGACGGTCGGGTTGCCGCTGGCGGATGCGGCGGCCGCCCTGCACGAGGTGCACACCGATTTTGCCCCGGGCCACCGCGAGGCGGTCGCGGTGATCGTCGAGACGCTCGTCGACCAGATCGAGGCGAACCGCCAGGAGAAGCTGTTGATGGCGGGTGCGGCCAACCTGGTGCGTACCGAGCACGATTTCACCGGCAGTATCTTTCCCGTGCTCGAGGCCATCGAAGAGCAGGTGATCCTGTTGCGGCTCTTCGGCGAGATGGCCGCCGACCAGCATGGCGTCTCGGTGAGCATCGGCCGTGAGAACGCGCCATTCGGGCTCGCCGAGACATCCGTACTCACCAGCGGCTATTCTTCCTCGAGCGGCATTGTGGCCCGGCTCGGGGTGCTCGGCCCACTGCGCATGGACTATTCCAACAACATGGCGGCCGTGCGTGCCGTCGCCCGTTACCTGTCACGCCTGTTCGGCGAGAACTAA
- a CDS encoding 16S rRNA (uracil(1498)-N(3))-methyltransferase translates to MSSLFLRDDLESADVGSRVSLLGAEAKHAVTVNRTRLGEAVSIGNGRGLVVSGSVVSASPAELVLQVAEVRHIQKAEIGIHLAQALAKGGRDEMAVQAATELGVDGVIPWAAARSVSRWEGAKLDRGRERWTSIVREATKQSIRAWLPEVHALESTAQLAGRASAQRVVVLEPTASTSLSAIVPDGRQIVLVVGPEGGISPSELEAFAASGAEAMCLGSGVLRTSTAGPAALAVLNAALGRW, encoded by the coding sequence ATGAGTTCCCTCTTTCTGCGTGACGACCTCGAATCGGCGGATGTCGGTTCCCGCGTCTCGCTGCTCGGCGCAGAGGCCAAGCACGCCGTCACCGTGAACCGCACCCGTCTCGGCGAGGCGGTCTCCATCGGCAACGGGCGTGGACTCGTGGTGAGCGGGTCTGTTGTGAGTGCGTCGCCGGCGGAACTGGTGCTGCAGGTCGCGGAGGTGCGGCACATTCAGAAGGCCGAGATCGGCATCCATCTTGCGCAGGCGCTCGCCAAGGGGGGCCGCGACGAGATGGCGGTTCAGGCGGCAACCGAGCTCGGCGTCGATGGAGTGATTCCCTGGGCGGCGGCACGCTCGGTCTCCCGCTGGGAGGGCGCCAAGCTCGACCGCGGGCGCGAGAGATGGACCAGTATCGTGCGCGAGGCGACAAAACAGTCGATCCGGGCGTGGCTGCCCGAGGTGCATGCTCTTGAGAGCACGGCGCAGCTGGCCGGGCGGGCATCCGCACAGCGTGTTGTCGTGCTGGAGCCGACCGCATCGACGTCACTGAGCGCGATAGTGCCGGATGGCCGGCAGATCGTTCTCGTGGTCGGGCCAGAGGGTGGCATCTCACCGAGTGAGCTCGAGGCCTTCGCCGCGTCCGGTGCGGAGGCGATGTGTCTCGGTTCCGGCGTTCTGCGCACCTCCACGGCGGGGCCGGCCGCTCTCGCCGTGCTCAACGCGGCGCTTGGGCGCTGGTGA
- a CDS encoding histidine triad nucleotide-binding protein, with product MAEDERSIFTRIIAGEIPADVVFDGERVIAFRDINPQAPVHLLVVPKTEKYRNVTELAAGDPELLAEIVSVAQRLADEQTNGEYRLIFNTGASSGQTVFHVHAHLLGGGTDGALSEGTLGKL from the coding sequence ATGGCCGAGGACGAGCGTTCGATATTCACGCGGATCATCGCGGGGGAGATTCCCGCCGATGTCGTGTTCGACGGTGAGCGCGTCATAGCGTTCCGCGACATCAATCCGCAGGCGCCTGTGCATCTGCTCGTCGTGCCCAAGACCGAGAAGTACCGCAACGTCACCGAGCTCGCCGCGGGCGATCCAGAGCTTCTCGCCGAGATCGTCTCCGTGGCGCAGCGGCTCGCCGACGAGCAGACGAACGGCGAGTACCGGCTGATTTTCAACACGGGCGCCTCGAGCGGGCAGACCGTCTTCCACGTGCACGCCCATTTGCTCGGTGGCGGCACCGACGGCGCTCTGAGCGAGGGAACCCTTGGCAAGCTCTGA